In one window of Pseudomonas benzenivorans DNA:
- the purE gene encoding 5-(carboxyamino)imidazole ribonucleotide mutase yields the protein MSALVGVIMGSKSDWSTLSHTAEMLDKLGIPHEVKVVSAHRTPDLLFQYAEEAEGRGIQVIIAGAGGAAHLPGMCAAKTHLPVLGVPVQSSMLSGVDSLLSIVQMPAGVPVATLAIGKAGAVNAALLAASILGHQHPQYHAALKRFRQEQTETVLDNPDPRQA from the coding sequence ATGAGCGCACTGGTTGGCGTGATCATGGGCTCCAAGTCCGATTGGTCCACCCTTAGCCACACCGCCGAGATGCTGGACAAGCTGGGCATCCCCCATGAGGTCAAGGTGGTGTCCGCCCACCGCACCCCGGACCTGCTGTTCCAGTACGCCGAGGAGGCCGAAGGCCGCGGCATTCAGGTGATCATCGCCGGGGCCGGCGGTGCCGCCCATCTGCCGGGCATGTGCGCGGCCAAGACCCATCTGCCGGTGCTCGGCGTGCCGGTGCAGTCGTCGATGCTGTCGGGCGTCGACTCGCTGCTGTCGATCGTGCAGATGCCGGCCGGCGTGCCGGTCGCTACCCTGGCCATCGGCAAGGCCGGTGCGGTCAACGCGGCGCTGCTGGCGGCGAGCATCCTCGGTCACCAGCACCCGCAGTACCATGCGGCGCTCAAGCGGTTCCGCCAGGAGCAGACCGAGACCGTGCTGGACAACCCGGACCCGCGCCAGGCCTGA
- a CDS encoding 5-(carboxyamino)imidazole ribonucleotide synthase — MKIGVIGGGQLGRMLALAGTPLGMNFAFLDPAPDACAQALGEHIRADYGDQDHLRQLADEVDLVTFEFESVPAETVAFLSQFVPVYPCAESLRIARDRWFEKSMFKELGIPTPEFADIQSQADLDAAAASIGLPAVLKTRTLGYDGKGQKVLRAASDVAGAFAELGSVPCILEGFVPFTGEVSLVAVRGRDGETRFYPLVHNRHDSGILALSVASTDHPLQALAEDYVGRVLNKLDYVGVLAFEFFEVDGGLKANEIAPRVHNSGHWTIEGAECSQFENHLRAVAGLPLGSTAKVGESAMLNFIGEVPAVDKVVAIDDCHLHHYGKAFKVGRKVGHATLRCKDRATLEQKIAAVLALIDQA, encoded by the coding sequence ATGAAGATCGGTGTAATAGGTGGCGGCCAGCTGGGCCGCATGCTGGCCCTGGCCGGTACCCCGCTGGGGATGAACTTCGCCTTCCTCGACCCGGCGCCGGACGCCTGCGCCCAGGCCCTGGGCGAGCACATCCGCGCCGACTACGGCGACCAGGACCACCTGCGCCAGCTGGCCGACGAGGTCGACCTGGTGACCTTCGAGTTCGAGAGCGTGCCGGCCGAGACCGTGGCCTTCCTCTCGCAGTTCGTGCCGGTCTACCCCTGCGCCGAGTCGCTGCGCATCGCCCGCGACCGCTGGTTCGAGAAGTCCATGTTCAAGGAGCTGGGCATTCCCACGCCCGAGTTCGCCGACATCCAGTCCCAGGCCGATCTCGACGCCGCGGCCGCCAGCATCGGCCTGCCGGCGGTGCTCAAGACCCGCACCCTGGGCTACGACGGCAAGGGCCAGAAGGTCCTGCGTGCTGCCTCCGACGTGGCCGGCGCCTTCGCCGAGCTGGGCAGCGTGCCGTGCATCCTCGAGGGCTTCGTGCCCTTCACCGGCGAGGTGTCGCTGGTGGCGGTGCGCGGCCGTGACGGCGAGACGCGCTTCTACCCGCTGGTGCACAACCGCCACGACAGCGGCATCCTCGCCCTGTCGGTGGCCAGCACCGATCACCCGCTGCAGGCCCTGGCCGAGGACTATGTCGGCCGGGTGCTGAACAAGCTCGACTACGTCGGCGTGCTGGCCTTCGAGTTCTTCGAGGTCGACGGCGGCCTCAAGGCCAACGAGATCGCCCCGCGGGTGCACAACTCCGGACACTGGACCATCGAAGGCGCCGAGTGCAGCCAGTTCGAGAACCACCTGCGCGCCGTCGCCGGCCTGCCGCTGGGCTCCACCGCCAAGGTCGGCGAGAGCGCCATGCTCAACTTCATCGGCGAGGTGCCGGCGGTCGACAAGGTCGTGGCCATCGACGACTGCCACCTGCACCACTACGGCAAGGCCTTCAAGGTCGGTCGCAAGGTCGGCCACGCCACCCTGCGCTGCAAGGACCGGGCGACCCTGGAGCAGAAGATCGCCGCCGTCCTGGCGCTGATCGACCAGGCCTGA
- a CDS encoding GlsB/YeaQ/YmgE family stress response membrane protein, translating into MNILGIIFIGLIVGLVARFLKPGDDSMGWIMTILLGIGGSIAATYGGQALGIYRVGQGAGFIGAVVGAVVLLILYGAIKKR; encoded by the coding sequence ATGAACATCCTCGGAATCATCTTCATCGGCCTGATCGTCGGTCTGGTCGCCCGCTTCCTCAAGCCCGGCGACGACAGCATGGGCTGGATCATGACCATCCTGCTGGGTATCGGCGGCTCCATCGCCGCCACCTACGGCGGCCAGGCGCTGGGCATCTACCGGGTCGGCCAGGGGGCCGGCTTCATCGGCGCGGTGGTCGGCGCGGTGGTACTGCTGATCCTCTACGGCGCGATCAAGAAGCGCTGA
- a CDS encoding DUF3299 domain-containing protein has translation MRYLLLPLLLLSHLALAEPAETDWLELMPEEDRQALEAMPEIEHDGPEQDGTFYNPGGLRQQDKNLPAVMYSARTVAALDGRSIRLGGYPVPLESDAEGRSTLFFLVPYPGACIHVPPPPPNQLVLVRYPSGIALEDIYAPLWVSGTLKVEPISNELAEAAYALDAAAVRPVEEADL, from the coding sequence ATGCGCTACCTGCTGCTGCCCCTGCTGTTGCTCAGTCACCTGGCGCTGGCCGAGCCGGCGGAAACCGACTGGCTGGAACTGATGCCGGAAGAAGACCGCCAGGCCCTGGAGGCCATGCCGGAGATCGAGCATGACGGCCCCGAGCAGGACGGCACCTTCTACAACCCCGGCGGCCTGCGCCAGCAGGACAAGAACCTGCCGGCGGTGATGTACTCGGCCAGGACGGTGGCGGCGCTGGATGGCCGCTCGATCCGCCTGGGCGGCTACCCGGTGCCGCTGGAGAGCGACGCCGAGGGCCGCAGCACCCTGTTCTTCCTGGTGCCCTATCCCGGCGCCTGCATCCACGTGCCGCCGCCGCCGCCGAACCAGCTGGTGCTGGTGCGTTACCCGTCCGGCATAGCGCTGGAAGATATCTACGCGCCGCTGTGGGTCAGCGGCACGCTCAAGGTCGAGCCGATCAGCAACGAGTTGGCGGAGGCGGCCTACGCGCTGGACGCCGCCGCGGTGCGCCCGGTGGAGGAGGCGGACCTCTAG
- a CDS encoding cation:proton antiporter has protein sequence MTDGLAILLFAVFALLSGALLRFLLHGSRVPYSVALLLLGLLVGALAEQAWLPAWAQEFSQSVDYVAGIEPQLILFLFLPALIFESAFAMEVHLFRRMLPQIALLAVPGLIIATLLTALLVRLALPLEWSWPVALMFGALVSATDPVAVVSLLKEQSSRKRLETLIEGESLLNDGTAIVFFVLFYAMLLGGAVEAGVAQVGLEFLRVVCVGALVGLLVAAGVVLWVGKVFNDAVLETVVTIAAAYLGFIVAEHGFHSSGVVAVVTTAVLLAGVGRTRFSPEVMHYLHHFWEMLAYIFNTLIFLLVGIIIARLVALPPLHMWLSLLLLYLGVNVIRGTTIALLSPLLARLGIGLTRDKAIVLTWGGLRGAVALALALSVAQQGQIEASIREQVLFLTAGLVVLTIVINGASIGTLLQWLGLAQLPPAKQATVVKAEGLIHNEVADLLEALQRDPLLAHADWPSIERSLQRLRLSAEFQPRAPGPQEDLAVFYKRQLLESERQNYWNQFGLGLLDQGATARLVEAVEAALDGVPDLGPRPRLQGFWAEPPWLGRLARWGWLQRRRFRHLAAVYGTLRGYLQAQQALLGLATDLAPDPSMAAAARQQIEANLEQAQALLSELRHEHGRVVAQLESYTALRLLLNRQREAVQHLADEGVLEPAESRKLIERVEQQMFELARGRTDVLDRRA, from the coding sequence ATGACGGACGGTCTGGCGATTCTGCTGTTTGCGGTCTTCGCCCTGCTCAGCGGTGCCCTGCTGCGCTTCCTGCTGCACGGCAGCAGGGTGCCTTACTCGGTCGCCCTGCTGCTGCTCGGCCTGCTGGTCGGCGCCCTGGCGGAGCAGGCCTGGCTACCGGCCTGGGCCCAGGAGTTCAGCCAGAGCGTCGACTATGTGGCCGGTATCGAACCGCAGCTGATCCTGTTCCTGTTCCTGCCCGCGTTGATCTTCGAGTCCGCCTTCGCCATGGAGGTGCACCTGTTCCGCCGCATGCTGCCGCAGATCGCCCTGCTGGCGGTGCCGGGGCTGATCATCGCGACCCTGCTCACCGCGCTGCTGGTGCGCCTGGCGCTGCCGCTGGAGTGGAGCTGGCCGGTGGCGCTGATGTTCGGCGCCCTGGTCAGCGCCACCGACCCGGTGGCGGTGGTGTCCTTGCTCAAGGAACAGAGTTCGCGCAAGCGCCTGGAGACCCTGATCGAGGGTGAGTCGCTGCTCAACGACGGCACCGCCATCGTCTTCTTCGTGCTGTTCTACGCCATGTTGCTGGGCGGCGCGGTCGAGGCCGGGGTGGCCCAGGTCGGCCTGGAGTTCCTCCGCGTGGTCTGCGTCGGCGCCCTGGTCGGGCTGCTGGTGGCGGCGGGGGTGGTGCTCTGGGTCGGCAAGGTGTTCAACGACGCGGTGCTGGAAACCGTGGTGACCATCGCCGCCGCCTACCTGGGTTTCATCGTCGCCGAGCACGGCTTCCACTCCTCCGGGGTGGTGGCGGTGGTGACCACCGCGGTGCTGCTGGCCGGGGTCGGCCGCACCCGCTTCAGCCCGGAGGTGATGCACTACCTGCATCACTTCTGGGAGATGCTCGCCTATATCTTCAACACCCTGATCTTCCTGCTGGTGGGCATCATCATCGCTCGCCTGGTGGCGCTGCCGCCGTTGCACATGTGGCTGAGCCTGCTGCTGCTGTACCTGGGGGTCAATGTGATCCGCGGCACCACCATCGCCCTGCTCTCGCCCTTGCTGGCCCGCCTGGGCATCGGCCTGACCCGCGACAAGGCCATAGTGCTGACCTGGGGCGGCCTGCGCGGCGCGGTGGCCCTGGCATTGGCGCTGTCGGTGGCGCAGCAGGGGCAGATCGAGGCGAGCATCCGCGAGCAGGTGCTGTTCCTCACCGCCGGCCTGGTGGTGCTGACCATAGTGATCAACGGCGCCAGCATCGGTACGCTGCTGCAGTGGCTCGGCCTGGCCCAGCTGCCGCCGGCCAAGCAGGCCACTGTGGTCAAGGCCGAGGGGCTGATCCACAACGAGGTGGCCGATCTGCTCGAGGCCCTGCAGCGCGACCCGCTGCTGGCCCATGCCGACTGGCCGAGCATCGAGCGCAGCCTGCAACGGCTCAGGCTCAGCGCCGAGTTCCAGCCACGCGCGCCTGGCCCGCAGGAGGACCTGGCGGTCTTCTACAAGCGCCAGCTGCTGGAGAGCGAACGGCAGAACTACTGGAACCAGTTCGGCCTGGGCTTGCTCGACCAGGGCGCCACGGCGCGCCTGGTGGAGGCGGTGGAAGCGGCCCTGGACGGCGTTCCCGACCTGGGGCCGCGGCCCCGCCTGCAGGGGTTCTGGGCCGAGCCGCCCTGGCTCGGCCGCCTGGCCCGCTGGGGCTGGTTGCAGCGCCGGCGCTTCCGCCACCTGGCCGCGGTCTACGGCACCCTGCGCGGCTACCTGCAGGCCCAGCAGGCACTGCTGGGCCTGGCCACCGACCTGGCCCCGGACCCGAGCATGGCGGCGGCCGCGCGGCAGCAGATCGAGGCCAACCTCGAGCAGGCCCAGGCCCTGTTGAGCGAGCTGCGTCACGAGCACGGCAGGGTAGTGGCGCAGCTGGAGAGCTATACGGCGCTGCGCCTGCTGCTCAACCGCCAGCGCGAGGCGGTGCAGCATCTGGCCGACGAGGGCGTGCTGGAGCCGGCGGAGAGCCGCAAGCTGATCGAGCGGGTGGAACAGCAGATGTTCGAACTGGCCCGCGGGCGGACCGACGTCCTGGATCGGCGAGCCTGA
- a CDS encoding M14 family zinc carboxypeptidase: MKTALHTLSAIALVVAGVNTNLAFADAAVAQDDFLLLEQEKAANQVYKAFFPNKEIARKAAISFHGQMLESHYDDGYLVMELNDEEMQKLQVFGFTFAPATEFIEKRNQILSKMQNRLQMKSMAAPSASSASGIPGYACYATVEETFAAAAGMASSKPNLAQWLDVGDSWEKSNNLGGHDMRVLKLTNQAKTGDKPKLFINSAIHAREYTTAALTLDFARWLVDGYGEDADATWILDHHEVHIMLMANPDGRKKAETGLSWRKNTNQNYCGASSNSRGADLNRNFTFGWNSTNGQGSSGSQCNDTYRGPSAGSEPEIQALENYVRGLWPDRRGPGKNDGAPSDTSGIHLDIHSYSELVLWPWGDTSSPAPNGNALQTLGRKFAFFNGYSPQQSIGLYPTDGTSDGISYGELGVAAYTFELGTQFFQNCSTYTNTIKPNNLPALIYAAKVVRTPYLTPSGPDVTALSLSGTAATTGVPAGTTVTVSGTASDTRFNNSNGTESTQTISAVEVYIDKAPWESGATPAALQASDGSFNSATEGFTGSLVTAGLSEGKHLVYVRSRDSSGAWGAVSANFLVIDEDGGTPPAQYCSAASGSASYEWIGKVQVGSFSNASGAATYSDFTSQQIGLQRGNNSLSLTPQFAGTAYKQYWKVWIDLNQDGDFSDSGEQVFSSGSAKTSVVNGTLNIPASAASGKTRMRVAMRYNSAPNACGSYDYGEVEDYSVVIQ, encoded by the coding sequence ATGAAGACAGCTCTACATACCTTGTCGGCTATCGCCCTGGTGGTCGCCGGTGTTAATACCAACTTGGCATTCGCCGACGCCGCTGTTGCCCAGGACGATTTTCTCCTGCTCGAGCAGGAAAAGGCCGCCAACCAGGTCTACAAGGCGTTCTTCCCGAACAAGGAAATCGCCCGCAAGGCGGCCATCAGCTTCCACGGGCAGATGCTCGAGTCGCATTACGACGACGGCTACCTGGTCATGGAGTTGAATGACGAAGAGATGCAGAAGCTGCAGGTGTTTGGCTTCACCTTCGCCCCGGCCACCGAGTTCATCGAGAAGCGCAACCAGATCCTGAGCAAGATGCAGAACCGCCTGCAGATGAAGAGCATGGCGGCGCCCAGCGCCAGCAGTGCCAGCGGTATTCCCGGTTACGCCTGCTACGCCACGGTGGAAGAGACCTTCGCGGCGGCCGCGGGGATGGCCAGCAGCAAGCCGAACCTGGCGCAGTGGCTGGATGTCGGCGACTCCTGGGAGAAGAGCAACAACCTGGGCGGCCACGATATGCGCGTGCTCAAGCTGACCAACCAGGCCAAGACCGGCGACAAGCCCAAGCTGTTCATCAATAGCGCCATCCATGCCCGCGAGTACACCACCGCCGCCCTGACTCTGGACTTCGCCCGCTGGCTGGTCGACGGCTATGGCGAAGACGCCGATGCCACCTGGATCCTCGACCATCACGAAGTGCACATCATGCTGATGGCCAACCCGGACGGCCGCAAGAAGGCCGAGACCGGGCTGTCCTGGCGCAAGAACACCAACCAGAATTACTGCGGCGCCAGCAGCAACAGCCGCGGCGCCGACCTCAACCGCAACTTCACCTTCGGCTGGAACAGCACCAACGGCCAGGGCTCCAGCGGTAGCCAGTGCAACGACACCTACCGCGGCCCCAGCGCCGGCTCCGAGCCGGAGATCCAGGCCCTGGAGAACTATGTGCGCGGCCTCTGGCCGGACCGCCGCGGCCCGGGCAAGAACGATGGCGCACCCAGCGACACCAGCGGCATCCACCTGGACATCCACAGCTACAGCGAACTGGTGCTCTGGCCCTGGGGCGACACCAGCAGCCCGGCGCCCAACGGCAATGCCCTGCAGACCCTCGGGCGCAAGTTCGCCTTCTTCAACGGCTACAGCCCGCAGCAGTCCATCGGCCTCTACCCAACCGACGGTACCAGCGACGGCATCAGCTACGGCGAGCTGGGCGTGGCCGCCTACACCTTCGAGCTGGGCACCCAGTTCTTCCAGAACTGCAGCACCTACACCAACACCATCAAGCCGAACAACCTGCCGGCGCTGATCTATGCCGCCAAGGTGGTGCGCACGCCCTACCTGACCCCCTCGGGGCCGGACGTCACCGCCCTCAGCCTGAGCGGCACCGCCGCCACCACCGGCGTGCCGGCCGGTACCACGGTCACCGTCAGCGGCACCGCCAGCGATACCCGCTTCAACAACAGCAACGGCACCGAAAGTACCCAGACCATCAGCGCGGTGGAGGTCTATATCGACAAGGCGCCCTGGGAGTCTGGCGCGACGCCGGCGGCGCTGCAGGCCAGCGACGGCAGCTTCAACAGCGCCACCGAGGGCTTCACCGGCAGCCTGGTAACCGCAGGGCTCAGCGAGGGCAAGCATCTGGTCTATGTGCGCAGCCGCGACAGCTCGGGGGCCTGGGGCGCGGTCAGCGCCAACTTCCTGGTGATCGACGAGGACGGCGGCACGCCGCCGGCGCAGTACTGCAGTGCCGCCAGCGGCAGCGCCAGCTATGAGTGGATCGGCAAGGTGCAGGTCGGCAGCTTCAGCAACGCCTCCGGCGCAGCCACCTACAGCGACTTCACCAGCCAGCAGATCGGCCTGCAGCGCGGCAACAACAGCCTGAGCCTGACCCCGCAGTTCGCCGGCACCGCCTACAAGCAGTACTGGAAGGTGTGGATCGACCTCAACCAGGACGGCGACTTCAGCGACAGCGGCGAGCAGGTGTTCAGCTCGGGCAGCGCCAAGACCTCGGTGGTCAACGGCACGCTGAACATCCCGGCCAGCGCCGCCAGCGGCAAGACCCGCATGCGCGTGGCCATGCGCTACAACAGCGCACCCAACGCCTGCGGCAGCTACGACTACGGCGAGGTGGAGGACTACAGCGTGGTGATCCAGTAA